The following coding sequences lie in one Myxococcus xanthus genomic window:
- a CDS encoding class I SAM-dependent methyltransferase, with the protein MAHDHHHPAHHIVPGFGADRAAHYDAQASVALAGTQALYELGVSTLTARLDGQDAASLLFVGVGTGAELMPYTRFDVPGWRFTGVDPSDAMLDVARKRLEAEGLLSRTHLHHGELHTLPAGSPFDGAQMMGVLHHVEGEAARLDLLREVARRLKPGAPLVVGCRIGMDPELLNVELRRWRAYGTPREELERRRERFMTLRPIESDAALFAMLANAGLVAPKPIFVSLQFKVFLARYAP; encoded by the coding sequence ATGGCTCACGACCACCACCATCCGGCCCACCACATCGTGCCAGGATTTGGCGCGGACCGCGCCGCTCACTACGACGCCCAGGCGTCCGTCGCGCTCGCGGGAACCCAGGCCCTGTATGAACTCGGCGTCAGCACGCTGACGGCCCGGCTCGACGGCCAGGACGCAGCCTCGCTGCTCTTCGTGGGAGTGGGCACGGGTGCGGAGTTGATGCCCTACACCCGCTTCGACGTCCCCGGCTGGCGCTTCACGGGCGTGGACCCCTCCGACGCCATGCTCGACGTCGCGCGAAAACGCCTGGAGGCGGAAGGCCTGCTCTCGCGCACGCACCTGCACCACGGCGAACTGCACACCCTGCCCGCCGGTTCTCCCTTTGATGGCGCGCAGATGATGGGCGTCCTCCACCACGTGGAGGGTGAAGCAGCCCGCCTCGATTTGCTCCGGGAAGTCGCCCGTCGGCTCAAGCCCGGAGCCCCTCTCGTCGTGGGCTGCCGCATCGGCATGGACCCCGAGCTGTTGAACGTGGAGCTCCGGCGATGGCGGGCCTATGGCACCCCACGGGAGGAACTGGAGCGCCGGCGCGAGCGCTTCATGACGCTGCGGCCCATCGAATCCGATGCCGCCCTGTTCGCGATGCTCGCCAATGCAGGACTGGTCGCGCCGAAGCCGATCTTCGTATCGCTTCAGTTCAAGGTGTTCCTGGCGCGATACGCGCCCTG